The Candidatus Rokuibacteriota bacterium DNA segment TGCGGGAACTGCCGACACCCTTCTTGTGAGCCATCGCGCTATGCCTCGATCTTGGTGATGCGGACTGCGGTCATGATCTGCCGGTGCCCGCGGTGCCGGCGGTAGCCCTTCCTGCGCTTGAACTTGACCACGAGGACCTTGGCGCCCTTCTTCTCGGAGACCACCTGGCCCGTGACCTTCGCGGCGGCAAGCGCCTTGGGCTCAACGGTTACCTGCCCGTCGTTCTCGACCATGAGCACCTGCGTGAACTCCACGGGCGAGCCGGCCGCCTTGTCGAG contains these protein-coding regions:
- the rplU gene encoding 50S ribosomal protein L21 → MEAVIATGGKQYRVAPGQVIKVERLDKAAGSPVEFTQVLMVENDGQVTVEPKALAAAKVTGQVVSEKKGAKVLVVKFKRRKGYRRHRGHRQIMTAVRITKIEA